One window from the genome of Desulforamulus ruminis DSM 2154 encodes:
- the recJ gene encoding single-stranded-DNA-specific exonuclease RecJ yields the protein MQKRTKWRVKSPNPALQEILSTELNVSPILAQLLINRGIYTLDQARFFLGSELDTLFSPWLMKDMDKAVQRILAAKNRKESILVYGDYDVDGITGTTVLVLALRKIGCTVDYFIPHRLEEGYGLNQEALERAAAQGVSLVITVDCGISGYQEVARAKDLHLDVVVTDHHEPPLLLPEAVAVVDPKQADCGYPFKELAGVGVALKLVQGLYQQAGIGPKEWEEYLDLVCLGTVADIVPLQEENRIIVKHGLPRMVGNNRPGLQALIKISGIKAETLGTRELGFGLAPRLNAAGRMGDAALGVELLLAGDVHEAEKMAEALNKGNQERQQVEAKVLAQALEMVEADPELAQDKVLVLASANWHPGVIGIVASRLADRFYRPVFMISLEDGKGKGSARSIPGFNLYQAMVSCQDFLEQFGGHAMAAGFSIDEDKIADFRSRMNQAAQEALTEERLTPNLDLDALVNLAQLSMDTVQELDQLSPFGHCNPGPVLGCCEARVVQCREVGKNGGHLKMRVREDQVVLDGIGFNLASYSEMLATHDQVDMAFVPSINVWNGRSSVQLEVKEFKEVGEVTLAHELPVEPRGMEELLGRSLDLPREKLLNSPVPVGFFEFFNHREQEAFQVSRGEVSGREMVDFRDGPDRVALLGRVLAGAESSLILVESTSEVFQIAALLGAEEGFRSQMAVYYPELAGSLISDLEHHLQQNRVKILVSTGFSPLNHKAMDFEQVIFFHLPYSRREFYTGLQAGKKAVLLGGEAQVGAAGEKIKALAPDRQGLGEWFKLLRNQCDRSGEGKAGILELCRFMRKQYPGAAGWTVDLVFTVFQELGLMEYRKQENDYYFRVHAGVRTELQKSPTYNWSLHTREACLKFQQEYIAATPEQLLRSRG from the coding sequence ATGCAAAAACGAACCAAGTGGCGGGTGAAGTCACCCAATCCCGCTTTGCAGGAAATCTTGTCAACAGAACTGAACGTTTCACCGATATTGGCTCAATTGCTAATTAACCGGGGAATATATACCTTGGATCAGGCCAGATTCTTTTTAGGGAGCGAATTAGATACCTTGTTCAGCCCCTGGCTGATGAAGGATATGGATAAAGCCGTCCAACGTATTTTAGCGGCTAAAAACCGGAAGGAATCCATTTTGGTTTACGGGGATTATGATGTGGACGGAATTACCGGCACCACGGTTTTGGTGCTGGCTCTGAGGAAAATTGGCTGTACCGTGGATTATTTTATTCCCCACCGGCTGGAGGAGGGGTATGGCTTAAATCAGGAAGCCCTGGAGCGGGCGGCTGCCCAAGGGGTATCCCTGGTGATTACGGTGGATTGCGGCATCAGTGGCTACCAGGAAGTTGCAAGGGCTAAAGATTTGCATTTGGATGTGGTGGTTACGGACCACCACGAGCCGCCGTTGCTGTTGCCGGAAGCGGTGGCGGTGGTGGACCCCAAGCAAGCGGACTGCGGCTATCCTTTTAAGGAACTGGCCGGTGTGGGTGTGGCCCTGAAGCTGGTCCAAGGTCTATACCAGCAGGCGGGAATTGGACCCAAGGAATGGGAAGAATATTTGGACCTGGTTTGTCTGGGGACAGTGGCGGATATTGTTCCCCTGCAGGAGGAGAACCGTATTATTGTAAAACATGGCCTGCCCAGAATGGTTGGCAACAACCGGCCGGGCCTGCAGGCCCTAATTAAAATCAGCGGCATCAAAGCCGAGACCCTGGGCACCAGGGAATTGGGATTTGGCCTGGCGCCCAGATTAAATGCAGCGGGCAGAATGGGGGACGCGGCCTTAGGCGTGGAACTGCTGCTGGCCGGCGACGTCCATGAGGCGGAGAAAATGGCCGAGGCCTTAAATAAAGGGAATCAGGAAAGACAGCAGGTGGAAGCCAAAGTACTGGCCCAAGCCCTGGAAATGGTGGAAGCAGACCCGGAGTTAGCCCAGGATAAAGTGCTGGTCCTGGCTTCCGCCAACTGGCATCCCGGTGTCATTGGCATTGTGGCCTCCCGATTGGCGGACCGTTTTTACCGGCCGGTATTTATGATCAGTCTGGAGGACGGCAAAGGAAAAGGTTCGGCCAGAAGTATACCGGGATTTAATTTGTACCAGGCTATGGTTAGCTGCCAGGATTTCCTGGAGCAGTTTGGCGGACATGCCATGGCCGCAGGATTTAGCATTGATGAGGATAAAATTGCGGATTTCCGGTCCAGGATGAATCAGGCGGCCCAGGAAGCGCTGACGGAAGAACGTTTAACGCCCAATCTGGACCTGGATGCGCTGGTGAATCTGGCCCAGTTGTCCATGGATACGGTTCAGGAATTAGATCAGCTTTCCCCCTTTGGTCATTGCAATCCCGGGCCGGTGTTAGGATGCTGCGAGGCCAGAGTGGTTCAGTGCCGGGAGGTGGGGAAAAACGGGGGACACCTTAAGATGAGGGTCCGGGAGGACCAGGTGGTGCTGGACGGCATCGGCTTTAACCTGGCCTCTTACAGCGAAATGCTGGCCACCCATGATCAGGTGGACATGGCCTTTGTACCTTCCATTAATGTCTGGAACGGGCGCTCTTCTGTTCAACTGGAAGTCAAAGAATTTAAAGAAGTTGGCGAAGTTACCCTGGCCCATGAATTGCCGGTAGAGCCCCGGGGTATGGAGGAACTGCTGGGCAGATCCCTGGATTTGCCCCGGGAGAAATTGTTAAATTCCCCGGTGCCCGTAGGCTTCTTTGAATTTTTTAACCACCGGGAACAGGAAGCATTCCAGGTATCCAGGGGGGAGGTCTCCGGCAGAGAGATGGTTGATTTCAGGGATGGCCCGGACCGGGTGGCCCTCTTAGGCCGGGTGTTGGCGGGAGCGGAGTCCAGCCTGATCCTGGTGGAGAGTACTTCCGAGGTTTTTCAAATAGCCGCTTTGCTGGGGGCTGAGGAAGGTTTTCGGTCGCAGATGGCGGTTTATTACCCGGAACTGGCGGGCTCTCTGATCTCAGATCTGGAACACCATTTACAACAAAATCGGGTAAAAATACTGGTATCCACCGGTTTTTCCCCGCTTAACCATAAAGCGATGGACTTTGAACAGGTGATCTTTTTTCATTTACCCTATTCCAGGAGAGAATTTTATACCGGCTTACAGGCAGGAAAGAAGGCTGTTTTACTGGGCGGCGAGGCGCAGGTTGGCGCTGCCGGCGAAAAAATCAAGGCCCTGGCGCCGGATCGCCAGGGGCTGGGAGAATGGTTTAAACTGCTTAGGAATCAATGCGACCGGTCCGGAGAAGGCAAAGCCGGTATCCTGGAACTGTGCCGTTTTATGAGGAAGCAGTACCCCGGGGCCGCCGGATGGACGGTTGACCTTGTATTTACCGTCTTTCAAGAACTGGGATTAATGGAATACCGGAAACAGGAAAATGATTATTATTTTCGGGTTCATGCCGGAGTTCGCACGGAATTACAGAAATCACCCACCTATAATTGGAGTTTACATACCCGGGAAGCTTGTTTGAAATTCCAGCAGGAATATATCGCAGCAACCCCGGAACAATTGTTGAGATCCAGGGGTTAA
- a CDS encoding amino acid ABC transporter ATP-binding protein, with translation MIVAKNIHKSFDQLQVLRGIDLYVKEQEVVVIIGPSGSGKSTFLRCLNLLEEPTSGEITIDGLPVMDKGSDINKIRQNVGMVFQRFNLFPHKTALQNITLAPMKVKNLSEPEAAKIARDLLAKVGLQDKENVYPDQLSGGQQQRVAIARALAMKPKVMLFDEPTSALDPEMVGEVLAVMKDLAREGMTMVVVTHEMGFAREVGDRVLFMDEGKVVEVGTPEQIFGNPQNERTRSFLNKIL, from the coding sequence GTGATCGTAGCTAAAAATATTCACAAAAGCTTTGACCAGCTTCAGGTCCTGCGGGGAATTGATTTGTATGTAAAAGAGCAGGAGGTGGTTGTCATTATCGGTCCTTCGGGTTCCGGCAAGAGCACTTTCCTGCGCTGCCTGAATTTGCTGGAGGAACCCACCTCCGGGGAGATTACCATTGACGGCCTGCCGGTCATGGATAAAGGGTCCGACATTAATAAAATCCGGCAGAATGTGGGGATGGTGTTCCAGCGGTTTAATTTGTTCCCGCACAAGACGGCCCTGCAAAATATTACCCTGGCTCCCATGAAAGTAAAAAATCTTTCTGAACCGGAAGCCGCTAAAATCGCCAGGGATTTGCTGGCCAAGGTAGGTCTGCAGGACAAAGAAAATGTCTATCCCGACCAGTTGTCCGGCGGGCAGCAGCAGCGGGTGGCCATTGCCCGGGCTCTGGCCATGAAGCCCAAGGTGATGCTGTTCGATGAGCCCACCTCCGCCCTGGACCCGGAAATGGTTGGCGAGGTTCTGGCCGTTATGAAGGATTTGGCCCGGGAAGGGATGACCATGGTGGTGGTAACCCATGAAATGGGTTTCGCCCGGGAGGTAGGAGACAGAGTTTTGTTCATGGATGAAGGAAAGGTCGTTGAAGTGGGAACACCGGAGCAGATTTTCGGCAACCCCCAAAATGAGCGGACCCGGTCTTTCCTCAACAAAATTTTATAA